The window TGAGTTTGGCAGTCGCCATGAGCTTTATGAACGAAACTACTCCGGAAATCATGAGGCGGTTCGTATGGACGTCTATAATTTTGCCAACCAATCCCCGCTTGGAGATAGCTTAAAAGAGTTTGTTGAAACATGTATGAACGATTATGACTTGAACGGCTGGAAAGATAGTACATGGATCAATAATGATGATGTCAGTTCAAAAAAGTTTTAAGATAGCTTTAATTTTTACGGACTCTTTTTAAGGGTCCGTAAAAACTGTTTTGTATGCATTACTTAAAAGTACACCGGAAATAATTTTCAAAAGGGAGTTTATAATGTCGAAGTTAAAAGTAGCTATTTTAGGCTCTGGCAATATTGGTACCGACTTAATGAAAAAAATTCAACGTTCGCCTACTCTAGAGTTGACAGCGGTAATCGGAATTGATCCTGATTCTGATGGTTTGCGTATGGCAAGAGATTCCGGTTTCCAAACCATTGATACAGGACTGGATGGATTTTTAGAGACACCGGAGCTTGCAGATGTTATTTTTGATGCGACGAGTGCTTATGCCCATATAAAGCATGCGGAACAAGTACAAGCTTTTGGAAAGCGAATGATTGATCTTACCCCCGCTGCAATCGGCCCATTAACCGTCCCTACTGTGAATCTCCACGATCATTTAGACACAGACAATGTCAATATGGTTACTTGTGGCGGACAGGCAACGATTCCAATGATTCATGCAGTATCTGAATTATATGATATAGAGTATGCAGAAATTGTAGCTACAATCGCCAGCAAAAGTGCTGGACCGGCTACTCGGGCAAATATTGATGAATTTATCGCTACGACATCCCGTGCAATTGAAGTGGTCGGTGGTGCGAAAAGTGGTAAGACCATTCTTATTTTAAACCCGGCTGAGCCGCCTATTATGATGAACGATACGATTCATTTGACAGTAAGGCAAGAGATATCAGATGAAGATGCGTTATACACTGCTCTTAAAAAAACAGAACGCGCAGTGCAGCAGTACGTGCCCGGGTATCGTTTAAAAGCTAGCCCGTATATAGAAGGAAATCGAATTTCAATTTTCCTTGAAGTTGCCGGTGCAGCGGATTACTTACCTGCTTACGCTGGAAATCTGGATATTATTACAGCTGCTGCTGTTAAAATTGCCGAGGAATGGGCAAAGTCAGATTCTATCATGAGTAGGAGGTAACAGCGATGAAACGTGATGTCATTATTACAGAGGTAGCCTTACGTGACGGGAGTCATGCCATGCGCCATCAATTTACTGTCGATCAAGTAAAGCGTTCGGTGCATGGCTTAGATGAGGCAAATATTCCGTATATCGAGGTCGCACACGGAGATGGCTTAGGAGGATCTACCATTCAATATGGGCAGTCCTTAACTAATGAATTTGAATTAATTGAAGCGGCTGTAGAAACAGCGAAAAAGGCAAAAATTGCGGTACTTTCATTACCAGGTATAGCAACAAAACAAGAAATTAAGCAAGCTGCTCAGCTAGGTGTTTCTATGTTACGGGTGGCAACGCATGTAACAGAGGCCGATGTATCCTTACAGCATTTACATTTAGGAAAAGAGTTAGGACTGGAAACAGTCGGTTTTCTTATGATGTCGCATATGGCTGATCCGATTAAAATCGTTGAACAGGCGAAAATAATGGAAAAGGGCGGCGCGGATGTAGTTTATATCGTGGACTCCGCAGGTGCTTTATTACCCAATCAAGTAGCTGATCGTGTCCGGGCACTTAAACAGGAAATTGGTGTA is drawn from Sporosarcina sp. FSL W7-1349 and contains these coding sequences:
- a CDS encoding acetaldehyde dehydrogenase (acetylating), with amino-acid sequence MSKLKVAILGSGNIGTDLMKKIQRSPTLELTAVIGIDPDSDGLRMARDSGFQTIDTGLDGFLETPELADVIFDATSAYAHIKHAEQVQAFGKRMIDLTPAAIGPLTVPTVNLHDHLDTDNVNMVTCGGQATIPMIHAVSELYDIEYAEIVATIASKSAGPATRANIDEFIATTSRAIEVVGGAKSGKTILILNPAEPPIMMNDTIHLTVRQEISDEDALYTALKKTERAVQQYVPGYRLKASPYIEGNRISIFLEVAGAADYLPAYAGNLDIITAAAVKIAEEWAKSDSIMSRR
- the dmpG gene encoding 4-hydroxy-2-oxovalerate aldolase, with protein sequence MKRDVIITEVALRDGSHAMRHQFTVDQVKRSVHGLDEANIPYIEVAHGDGLGGSTIQYGQSLTNEFELIEAAVETAKKAKIAVLSLPGIATKQEIKQAAQLGVSMLRVATHVTEADVSLQHLHLGKELGLETVGFLMMSHMADPIKIVEQAKIMEKGGADVVYIVDSAGALLPNQVADRVRALKQEIGVPIGFHAHNNLSLAVANSLAAIQEGAKRIDGSIRCLGAGAGNTQTEVLVSVLDKMGIQTGIDLYKIMDVAEEIIAPILPQPQEITRGSLVLGYAGVYSSFLLHAQKAAERFGVDSRDILIEIGKRKAVGGQEDIILEVAADLKAYSND